One window of the Carnobacterium maltaromaticum DSM 20342 genome contains the following:
- the tmk gene encoding dTMP kinase, whose protein sequence is MDGIFITIEGPDGAGKTSVLKELLPLLEATVQMDVIATREPGGSRIAEEIRELILNPVNTEMDIRTEALLYAAARRQHLIEKIKPALESGALLMCDRFVDSSLAYQGAGRDIGVEAVREMNLFATEGLEPDLTLYLDVEASVGIERITRNKDSRQFDRLDQEKIEFHEKVRTAYLKLASENPKRIKMIDASGAISEVVAACYTLITEKLKLKEVE, encoded by the coding sequence GTGGATGGTATTTTTATAACAATTGAAGGTCCAGACGGTGCTGGGAAAACAAGTGTCTTAAAGGAGTTGTTGCCATTACTGGAAGCAACAGTGCAAATGGATGTTATTGCAACTAGGGAACCTGGTGGTAGTCGAATTGCAGAGGAAATTAGAGAATTAATCTTGAATCCAGTCAATACTGAAATGGATATTCGGACAGAAGCTTTACTTTATGCCGCAGCACGGAGACAACATTTGATTGAAAAAATAAAACCCGCCTTAGAAAGCGGTGCTTTATTAATGTGTGATCGTTTTGTAGATAGCTCTCTAGCCTATCAAGGTGCTGGTAGAGACATCGGAGTTGAAGCTGTAAGAGAGATGAATCTATTTGCTACAGAAGGCTTGGAACCAGACCTAACGCTCTATTTAGATGTTGAGGCAAGTGTTGGAATCGAACGGATTACACGTAATAAGGATAGTCGTCAGTTTGATCGATTGGATCAAGAAAAAATTGAATTTCATGAAAAAGTTCGAACAGCTTATCTGAAACTAGCTAGTGAAAATCCAAAAAGAATTAAAATGATTGATGCTAGTGGAGCTATTTCAGAAGTTGTAGCAGCTTGTTATACGTTAATTACAGAAAAATTAAAATTGAAAGAGGTTGAATAA
- a CDS encoding cyclic-di-AMP receptor encodes MKLLLAIVQDKDSARLSNEFVDAGVRATKLSTTGGFLKSGNTTFIVGIEDERIQEVLDIIRETCQAREQFMTPPISLDVSMDTHMPYPIEVQVGGATVFVMPVEQFHQF; translated from the coding sequence ATGAAATTACTATTAGCGATTGTTCAAGATAAAGATAGCGCACGTCTTTCAAATGAATTTGTTGATGCAGGTGTAAGAGCAACAAAACTCTCTACAACAGGTGGGTTCTTGAAATCAGGGAATACAACGTTTATTGTTGGGATTGAAGATGAACGGATTCAAGAAGTTTTAGATATTATTCGTGAAACCTGTCAAGCAAGAGAACAATTTATGACTCCGCCAATTAGCCTAGACGTTTCTATGGATACACATATGCCTTATCCAATTGAAGTCCAAGTTGGTGGTGCAACAGTATTTGTTATGCCGGTAGAACAATTCCATCAATTTTAG
- the holB gene encoding DNA polymerase III subunit delta', protein MDNENNLEWLQPQLFNRFKKNLQHGQLAHAYLFEGVPGVGKKEMAIWLSQAIFCLEPEDGLPCGKCQNCTRILEHQHPDVTELAPDGLSIKVDQVRELKTEFSKSGVEGRQKVFIVEDVEKMTVGAANSLLKFLEEPEGTVVAFLLTTAKQKILPTILSRCQLVHFSPLSKRMLLTELKKLEISEKQGALLVHLTNSLESAVEMNRNEWFNEARDIIWKWFQLISQNEKQAFIFVQTDVMPHFKEREQQMLAFELLLLAYRDALMLLYGSVDQLAYPQHQKILQDFLARSRGKDVTAAIETILFSRKKLESNVSAQGVFEQMVLLLMRNSI, encoded by the coding sequence ATGGATAACGAAAACAATTTAGAATGGTTACAACCGCAACTTTTTAATCGCTTCAAAAAAAACTTACAGCATGGGCAACTTGCTCATGCTTACCTTTTTGAGGGCGTACCAGGTGTTGGTAAGAAGGAAATGGCTATTTGGTTGTCGCAAGCTATTTTTTGCTTAGAACCTGAAGATGGTCTACCTTGTGGGAAGTGCCAAAATTGTACTAGAATTTTGGAACACCAACACCCAGACGTTACTGAGCTTGCTCCAGATGGCCTTTCTATTAAAGTCGATCAAGTTAGAGAATTAAAAACCGAATTTTCTAAAAGTGGTGTTGAAGGCCGTCAAAAAGTTTTTATTGTTGAAGATGTTGAAAAAATGACAGTTGGAGCAGCCAATAGTTTATTAAAATTTTTAGAAGAACCTGAAGGAACAGTCGTGGCTTTTTTATTAACAACGGCTAAACAAAAAATTTTACCGACTATTTTATCTCGTTGCCAGCTTGTTCATTTTTCACCACTTTCTAAACGAATGTTATTAACTGAATTAAAAAAATTAGAAATTAGTGAAAAACAGGGCGCTTTATTAGTACATTTGACCAATAGTTTGGAATCAGCAGTTGAAATGAATCGCAATGAATGGTTTAATGAAGCTAGGGATATTATCTGGAAATGGTTTCAGTTAATTTCTCAAAATGAAAAACAAGCTTTTATTTTTGTTCAAACAGATGTTATGCCTCATTTTAAGGAAAGAGAACAACAAATGCTGGCTTTTGAATTGTTGTTGTTAGCTTATCGCGATGCACTGATGCTTTTGTATGGTTCAGTTGATCAGTTAGCTTATCCTCAACATCAAAAGATACTACAAGATTTTCTGGCAAGAAGTCGAGGGAAAGATGTAACAGCAGCGATTGAAACGATTTTATTTAGTCGAAAAAAACTAGAAAGTAATGTTTCAGCGCAAGGTGTTTTTGAACAAATGGTTCTTTTATTAATGAGAAATTCTATTTAG
- a CDS encoding PSP1 domain-containing protein: MKTVIGVRFKHAGTIYYFSPGSWECHVGDQVVVETQHSIEMGNVVIDKKEVLEEDLIHPLKEINSIATEKDFQKEEQNKIDAAKAYDIATEKITHHQLEMKLINVEYTFDRSKMIFNFSAEGRVDFRELVKDLASVFKTRIELRQIGVRDEAKLLGGIGPCGRMLCCSTFLGDFMPVSIKMAKDQNLSLNPTKISGLCGRLMCCLKYENDEYEAAKRELPDYGKKVVTPDGEGTVIGLNLLSRIIKVRLNGKETPLEYTLEELNEATANM; this comes from the coding sequence ATGAAAACAGTAATTGGTGTTAGATTTAAACATGCTGGCACAATTTATTACTTTTCTCCTGGTAGTTGGGAATGTCACGTTGGCGACCAAGTGGTTGTAGAAACGCAACATAGCATCGAAATGGGCAATGTTGTGATAGATAAAAAAGAAGTTTTAGAAGAAGATTTAATTCATCCTCTCAAGGAAATTAACAGTATTGCTACTGAAAAAGATTTCCAAAAGGAAGAGCAAAATAAAATCGATGCAGCTAAGGCTTACGATATTGCGACAGAAAAAATAACTCATCATCAGTTGGAAATGAAACTGATTAATGTAGAATATACTTTTGATCGTAGCAAGATGATCTTTAATTTTAGTGCAGAAGGTCGAGTTGATTTTCGAGAGTTAGTTAAGGATTTAGCTAGTGTGTTTAAAACACGGATTGAATTACGCCAAATTGGTGTTAGGGATGAAGCTAAATTACTTGGTGGAATTGGACCGTGTGGACGTATGCTGTGCTGTTCAACTTTCTTAGGAGACTTTATGCCGGTATCTATTAAAATGGCTAAAGATCAAAATTTATCGTTAAACCCAACGAAAATTTCAGGCTTATGTGGCCGTTTAATGTGTTGCTTAAAGTATGAAAATGATGAATACGAAGCAGCTAAACGTGAGTTGCCAGACTATGGGAAAAAGGTAGTAACACCAGATGGTGAAGGAACAGTTATTGGCTTAAACTTATTGAGCCGAATTATTAAAGTGCGCTTGAATGGGAAAGAAACGCCCTTAGAGTATACTTTAGAAGAATTAAATGAAGCAACTGCTAATATGTAA